From Vicinamibacteria bacterium:
GGCGGTCCGGCGGGGGGCCACGCGCCGGGAGCTGCTCTTCCTGCTCGCTCCCCTCGGGCTCTCCCTCTACCTGACCGCCCTCTACAACTTCGCGATCACGGGCAGCATCCGCCCCGACGCCCTCTTCCTGGCCTGGGGCCCGGGGGGAGTGCGCACCGCACACCTCGGCCAGGGGGTCCTGGGAATTCTCCTTGACGCGAGGTACGGGATCCTGCCCTACGCGCCCATCTACCTCGTGGCCGGCGGCGGCCTGCTCATGGACGGCGCGGCTCGCCTCCGGCAGGCCCTACCCGCGGCCGGGGTCTACTACCTGACCGTGGCCTCCGCCGACAACTGGGCGGGCCCGGTGTCGAACCTGGGCCGCTTCTTCATGCCCCTGGCTCCGCTCCTGGTCGCATTCATCGGAGTGGCCCTGGCCCGCGTCTGGTCCCGGCGGGGGTCGGGAGCGCTTGCCCTCATGCTCGCGGGCTGGACCGCGGTCCTGTCCTTCGCCCTTTGGCAAGACCCCCATGCCGCCAACGACTCCGCCCTGCTCCTGGCCAAGAGCACCTTCGCCGACGGCCGCGTCTACATCCCCGGCCTCGTCCTCAAGACGTGGAGCGAGGCCGCCCCCGGCCTGCTCCCGCAGCTCCTGGCCTGGATCCTTCTCGGTCTCCTGCTCGCTCTCTGGCTTCTGCGGGCGGGGCGGAGCCGGGGCGGAGACTCGCCGCTCACCACGCTGGCGGCGGTCGTGGGGCTGCTGCTGGCGGGGGGACTCCTCCTCGAACGCTGGCCCTCATCCTACACGGCTCCCCGGTTTCACGACGGCATCGAGCTGCCGGAGGGGAACATGGCCTTCCTCTCCGGCCCCGTGCGGGTCGAGGGGGGGGAGGTCGTCTCGGGAGCGGGTACGGTCGAGCTCATCGTCCGCTCCCGATCGCCCCAGACCTCGCTCCCCGCGATCGCGGGGGGGGAGGGCGTGCTGAGGCTGCCCGGCCGCGCGCCCATTCTCGTGCATCCCGCGGGCGCGCTTCTGGAGGTGCCGCTCCGGCCCTGGCGGACACTCGAAGGTAGGAACGGCGCTCAGGAGACCTTCTCGCGGCAGCAGCTGGGCGTGGAGGGCGCGCTCCTGCTCCGCTTCGGCCAGAATTAGTTGAACAAGCACCGGGAGAGACTCGTCCATGGCTGAAGTGGCGGCACCGCTCGTGGAGTTCCGGGACCTCGCGGTCTCCTACGGTCTGGTGCCGGCCCTGGCCGGCGTGTCCGGGGCCTTTCCCGCCGGTCCCACCGGCCTCCTGGGGCCGAACGGAGCGGGCAAGACCACCCTCCTCAAGACCCTGCTCGGCTTCCTGACCCCCGATCATGGAACCCTCATCGCCTTCGGCCTCGACCCCATCCGCTCCCCGCTGGAGGTACGCCGGCGGATCGGCTACATGCCGGAGGTGGACTGCCACCTCCCGGACATGACCGCCTCCGCTTTCGTCGCCTTCGCGGGGGAGCTGTCCGGGCTGCCGCGGGGCGAGGCCATCAGCCGCGCCCACGAGGTGCTCTACTACGTGGGCCTGGGGGAGGCCCGCTACCGCACGGTCGACACCTACTCCACGGGCATGAAGCAGCGCGTCAAGCTGGCCCAGGCCCTGGTCCACGATCCCGACCTCCTGCTCCTGGACGAGCCCACCAACGGCCTCGATCCCCAGGGTCGGGAGGAGATGCTCACCTTGATCCGCGACCTCTCCACGCGCCGGCAGATGAGCCTCATCCTCTGCTCCCACCTGCTCCGTGACGTGGAGCGCGTCTGCGAGCGGGTGATCGTCATGAACCAGGGGGTGGTGGCCACCTCCGGGACCATGGCCGAGCTGACGGGCCCCCGCCGCGCCGCCTACGACGTCCGCCTCAAGGGCGAGGCCACCGCCTTTCTGACCGACCTCCAGGACAAGGGCTGCGAGTGGCGGGAGGCGGAAGAGGGTTACCGCGTGTTCCTGGCCGACGGCCAGGGGCCCGAGCTGATCTTCGCCACCGCGCGCGAGTGCGGCGTCCAAGTGCGGTACCTGCGCCCGGGGGCGGAGACCCTGGAGGACGTGTTCCTGCGGGCGCTGGGGGAGAGCTGAAGCGTGCCCATCTACGAGCAGACTTACCGCCGGTATGAGGCGCGGGAGCCGCTGCGCGCGGTCCGCTTCTGGCCCATCACCCGCGAGGCGCTGCGGATCATCCTGGCCCGGCGGGCCTTTCTCGGCCTGCTCGCCAGCAGCTGGATCCCGTTTATCGTCCGGGTTGTCCAGATCTACGTGGTCACGCGCTTCCCCGAGGCGGGGCGCATCCTCCCCGTGGACGGCCGTCTCTTCGGGGAGTTCCTGAACCAGCAGATCGTCTTCACGCTCTTCCTTTCCATCTTCGGGGGTGCGGGCCTCATCGCCAACGACCTCAGGACGGGGGCGATCCTCGTCTACCTCTCGCGCCCCCTGACCCGCCGGGACTACGTGCTCGGCAAGCTGGGGGTGCTCCTGGCCCTCAACCTCTCCGTCACCCTCGTCCCCGGCCTCCTGCTCTACGCGATCGGCCTCGCCCTTGCCCCCGAGCAGTTCCTGAAATGGAGCTTGGCCTGGATCGGTCCGGCGGTCGTGCTCCATTCGGCGGTGGTGAGCCTCTCCGTGAGCCTCCTCGCCCTCGCCGTCTCTTCCCTCTCCCGCAGCGCGCGGGTGGCGGGTCTGGGCTTCTTTGGCCTCTTCCTCGGCCTGGAAGTCGTGCGCGGGATTCTGGCCCAGGGCTTCGGTCTCCGGCCTGTCGCTCTCCTCTCTCTGCGGGCGAACCTCCGGGCCCTCGGCGCGGCTCTCTTTGGAGTGGTGGAGCGGGGACCGAGCCTGCCCTGGTCCTGGCCGGCCGCGGTGCTTCTGGTGGTCGGCCTCCTGTGCCTCGTTATACTGCGCTCCCGGGTGCGCGCGGTGGAGATCGTCCGGTGACCGTGGCTCCGCTCGAGTTCGCGCGCGCCTCGCGCTGGTACGGCCCCGTCATAGCCTTGAACGACGTCACGGTCGCGATCCCTCCCGGCGTCACCGGGCTCCTGGGGCCGAACGGCGCGGGAAAGTCGACCTTTCTCAAGCTGGCCGCGGGTCAGCTGTCGCCCAGCCAGGGCGAGGTTCGCCTGCTCGGCGTGCCCGCTTGGGGCTCGCCCGCGGTCTTCCACCGCGTGGGCTTCTGTCCGGAAGTGGACGCCTTCTGGGAGGGGCTCACCGGCCTGGAGTTTTTGGTCATCCTGCTGCGGCTGACCGGCTTCGACGAACGCGAGTGCCGGGAGCGTGCGGAGAACGCGCTCACAGAGGTCGCGCTCTTGGACGCGAAGGACCGCAAGATCGGCGGCTTCAGCAAGGGGATGCGCCAGCGCGTCAAGCTCGCGCAGTCGATCGCCCACGACCCCGAGGTGCTCTTCCTGGACGAGCCGGTCTCGGGGATGGACCCCGTGAACCGCCGGAGGGTCATCGACCTCGTGAAGCGCATGGGCCGGGAAGGGCGGACGGTCGTGGTCTCGAGCCACATCCTCCACGAGGTGGAGGCCATGACCCGCCGGGTCCTGCTCATCCACAACGGCCGCATCCTGGCCGAAGGAGACGTGCGGGAGATTCGCGACCTCATGGACGAGCACCCCCACACGGTCGCCGTGCGCGCGCGGGACCCCCGGAGCCTGGGGGAGGCGGTCGTGCGGCTGCCCCACGTGCTCTCTCTGAGCTTCGGGCCGGAGGGGGAGTGGGTCACCGTGCAGACCGCGAAACCGGACGAGTTCTACGGTGCTCTGTCCGGGGCCGCCATCGAGGCCGGGGTCCTGGAGATGTACTCCCCGGACGAGGATCTGGAGTCGGTCTTCAAATACCTGGTCGCCCGATGACGGACGGCATTACGGCTCGTGCCCGGGGGCGAGACACCACCCGCCCCCTCGCGCTCGTAGCGGCCGCCCGCGGCGTCTTCGACCTCGCCCTCCAGGGCATGGTCTGGACCCGTCGCAGCCTCCTGATGGCGATTCTCCTCGGGCTGCCCGCGGCGGTCAGCATCCTCTACCGCGTCGTGCCCACGGCCTGGGTCCCGTCCCGTCTTAGCGGCCCGGATCTCTACGCCTTGATCGCGGTTTTCTATTACGTTCGCAACTTCCTCCCCTTGGCCGCCCTCTTCTACGCGACCGCCCTCATCGCCGACGAGGTGGAAGGCAAGACTCTTCCCTACCTCCTGACCCGGCCCATCCCGCGCTCTGCAATCCTCCTCGGCAAGTTCGCGGCCTACCTGACGACCACCCTCACCCTGACCCTGCCCGCGACGGTGGTGACCTTCTTCCTCCTCCTGACCGCGCGCGGTTTCGCCGGCCTGGGGGCGTCGGTACCGGATCTTTTCCGGGACATGGGGGTCATGATCCTCGCCCTGCTTGCCTACGGTGCACTCTTCACCCTGCTGGGCGTGCTGCTGCGGCGTCCCGTGATCCCGGGGCTGCTCTTCCTGTTCGCCTGGGAGCTCATCGCCAACCTGCCCGGCTACCTGCCAAGGTTCACCATCACCGTATGGCTGCGCTCGCTCATGACCCACCGTCCCGCCGAGGAGGGGTTGGCCGGGCTCTTCGGCCAGACCCTTCCCGCCGGACTGTGCCTGGGGGTGCTCGCGGCCCTGATCGCAGGCTTCCTGGGCCTGTCGCTTTGGATCTTTTCCACCCGCGAATACGTACTCGAGCAGTAAGAGGCGTAGACTGAAGGGGGAGGGGTAATCGCATGACGGCCAGCCGCCGCGTCGCTTTCATCTCCATGATCGTGGTTGGCGTGGGCACGGCGGCCGCACTGGGCGCCCTCTACCTCGACCCCGCCCGGGCCGCGGTGGGCCCCCTGCCCGCCGAAGGCCTCGCCTTGCCGGGCGACGCGCGCTTCGTGATGGGCATGGACGTCAGGCGGGTGACCGCCAGCCCCTTGTACAAGCGCTACGCGAAGGGCTCGCCGGGCCAGGCCTTCCCCCGCGACAGCGCCTTCCACGCCATCGAGGAAAAG
This genomic window contains:
- a CDS encoding ABC transporter ATP-binding protein; translation: MAEVAAPLVEFRDLAVSYGLVPALAGVSGAFPAGPTGLLGPNGAGKTTLLKTLLGFLTPDHGTLIAFGLDPIRSPLEVRRRIGYMPEVDCHLPDMTASAFVAFAGELSGLPRGEAISRAHEVLYYVGLGEARYRTVDTYSTGMKQRVKLAQALVHDPDLLLLDEPTNGLDPQGREEMLTLIRDLSTRRQMSLILCSHLLRDVERVCERVIVMNQGVVATSGTMAELTGPRRAAYDVRLKGEATAFLTDLQDKGCEWREAEEGYRVFLADGQGPELIFATARECGVQVRYLRPGAETLEDVFLRALGES
- a CDS encoding ABC transporter ATP-binding protein encodes the protein MTVAPLEFARASRWYGPVIALNDVTVAIPPGVTGLLGPNGAGKSTFLKLAAGQLSPSQGEVRLLGVPAWGSPAVFHRVGFCPEVDAFWEGLTGLEFLVILLRLTGFDERECRERAENALTEVALLDAKDRKIGGFSKGMRQRVKLAQSIAHDPEVLFLDEPVSGMDPVNRRRVIDLVKRMGREGRTVVVSSHILHEVEAMTRRVLLIHNGRILAEGDVREIRDLMDEHPHTVAVRARDPRSLGEAVVRLPHVLSLSFGPEGEWVTVQTAKPDEFYGALSGAAIEAGVLEMYSPDEDLESVFKYLVAR
- a CDS encoding ABC transporter permease subunit, with amino-acid sequence MPIYEQTYRRYEAREPLRAVRFWPITREALRIILARRAFLGLLASSWIPFIVRVVQIYVVTRFPEAGRILPVDGRLFGEFLNQQIVFTLFLSIFGGAGLIANDLRTGAILVYLSRPLTRRDYVLGKLGVLLALNLSVTLVPGLLLYAIGLALAPEQFLKWSLAWIGPAVVLHSAVVSLSVSLLALAVSSLSRSARVAGLGFFGLFLGLEVVRGILAQGFGLRPVALLSLRANLRALGAALFGVVERGPSLPWSWPAAVLLVVGLLCLVILRSRVRAVEIVR
- a CDS encoding ABC transporter permease, whose translation is MTDGITARARGRDTTRPLALVAAARGVFDLALQGMVWTRRSLLMAILLGLPAAVSILYRVVPTAWVPSRLSGPDLYALIAVFYYVRNFLPLAALFYATALIADEVEGKTLPYLLTRPIPRSAILLGKFAAYLTTTLTLTLPATVVTFFLLLTARGFAGLGASVPDLFRDMGVMILALLAYGALFTLLGVLLRRPVIPGLLFLFAWELIANLPGYLPRFTITVWLRSLMTHRPAEEGLAGLFGQTLPAGLCLGVLAALIAGFLGLSLWIFSTREYVLEQ